The following are encoded in a window of Primulina eburnea isolate SZY01 chromosome 4, ASM2296580v1, whole genome shotgun sequence genomic DNA:
- the LOC140830732 gene encoding uncharacterized protein: MDCNKGEAIRAKDVALRKMESGDFRGGMKFAVKAQKLYSDVEDVEQMILVCEVHCSAEKTGYRNERDWFKILKCEWTADDDLIKKRYRSMALMLHPDKNKFPGAVDAFQLIGEAKTVLLSQWSRRSNGSKLNTKLYDHGGLEEWESWISQEFPNSTWAKAGSSSDCVRNEVKRSSPVEEMTNTSKKRMGSSNAKVVGDNAGGNGFYDGRAKVGPNVKRSKNGGSFIASAQKVDTRGKIRDNYASNFKQELNDVKKSKSFDEVRVLNENKNNGKGKEKFGGSGSKGGNSAKCYEFSAKSSPGIAPEQIILEHTSPEFSDFEKERMKNCFRIGQVWASYDTLDAMPRFYALVNKIISEDFEIQITWLEPYSDNEKELQWLYQGLPVSCGKFLLGESETIQDHAVFSHLVNFQTGSFYEIFPRKGETWAVFKNWDISWHCDPNRLENLEFELVEILSDYDGDTGIKVALLSKIKGFISLFKRVTWKQTDINTILVKDMFRFSHKVPSIQMTGNERPDVPERCFELDPASLPPNYTSTSVFPEAITVLDSEFHDFNAEKSPENIKIGQLWAVYSDEDCLPKYYGLVKKVNTLPELTLHVIWLIPSQPHGSIGFLDKNMPISCGKFKLSKYRKGHKIDAAAISHQVKIEPKRNEYSIFPRKGEVWALYKPWSPKISRSELPECKYDILEISEVNEKWVETVALEAVEGYKLVYKPQNEGQEMTRRQIELHELFKFSHQIPAFRLTDEWGGIFRGFWELDPAALPAYLLS; encoded by the coding sequence ATGGATTGTAACAAGGGAGAGGCTATCAGGGCAAAAGATGTTGCCTTGAGGAAGATGGAAAGTGGGGACTTTCGGGGTGGCATGAAATTTGCAGTTAAAGCACAGAAGCTTtattctgatgtggaagatgtTGAACAGATGATATTGGTATGTGAAGTGCATTGTTCTGCTGAGAAAACTGGATATAGGAATGAGAGGGATTGGTTCAAGATTCTAAAGTGTGAGTGGACTGCTGATGATGATTTGATCAAGAAACGGTACCGTAGCATGGCTTTGATGCTTCATCCTGATAAAAACAAGTTTCCTGGAGCAGTGGATGCTTTCCAGCTTATCGGGGAGGCTAAAACTGTTCTTCTTAGTCAATGGAGTCGGAGATCCAATGGGAGTAAATTGAACACTAAGTTGTATGATCATGGGGGGTTAGAAGAGTGGGAAAGCTGGATTTCGCAAGAATTTCCGAACAGTACTTGGGCTAAAGCTGGAAGTTCTTCTGACTGTGTAAGGAATGAGGTGAAAAGGTCAAGCCCAGTTGAGGAAATGACGAATACTAGCAAGAAAAGGATGGGATCTTCAAACGCTAAAGTAGTTGGTGATAATGCAGGTGGAAATGGTTTTTATGATGGTAGAGCTAAAGTTGGTCCTAATGTGAAACGATCAAAGAATGGTGGATCTTTCATTGCTTCTGCTCAGAAGGTTGACACGCGAGGCAAAATTAGAGATAATTATGCTTCTAACTTTAAACAGGAGTTGAACGATGTGAAAAAGAGTAAGAGTTTTGATGAGGTGAGAGTGCTTAATGAAAACAAGAACAATGGAAAAGGTAAGGAGAAATTTGGTGGATCAGGGAGTAAAGGAGGGAATTCTGCTAAATGTTATGAGTTTTCAGCTAAATCAAGTCCTGGGATTGCACCAGAACAAATAATTCTTGAACATACAAGCCCAGAATTCAGTGATTTCGAAAAGGAGAGGATGAAAAACTGTTTTAGGATTGGACAAGTATGGGCTTCATATGATACACTGGATGCTATGCCTAGATTCTATGCTCTGGTAAACAAAATCATCTCAGAAGATTTCGAGATACAGATTACTTGGTTGGAACCGTACTCAGATAACGAAAAAGAACTCCAGTGGCTCTATCAGGGCTTGCCGGTTTCTTGTGGGAAATTCCTACTCGGAGAATCTGAGACCATTCAAGATCATGCAGTGTTCTCACATTTAGTAAATTTTCAAACAGGAAGCTTTTACGAGATATTTCCGAGAAAGGGTGAGACTTGGGCAGTTTTCAAGAACTGGGATATCAGCTGGCACTGTGATCCGAACAGACTTGAGAACTTAGAGTTCGAGTTAGTCGAGATCTTATCAGATTATGATGGTGATACTGGCATAAAAGTTGCATTATTGAGCAAGATCAAAGGCTTTATTTCACTTTTTAAACGTGTTACATGGAAGCAAACAGATATAAACACGATACTGGTGAAGGATATGTTCAGATTTTCTCACAAGGTTCCCTCAATCCAAATGACTGGAAATGAAAGGCCAGATGTTCCCGAAAGATGCTTTGAACTTGATCCAGCCTCATTGCCTCCCAATTACACCAGTACCTCTGTCTTTCCAGAAGCAATCACCGTTCTTGACTCGGAATTTCATGACTTCAACGCTGAGAAGTCACCAGAAAACATCAAAATTGGTCAGTTATGGGCAGTATACAGTGATGAAGATTGCCTACCTAAGTATTATGGTCTGGTTAAAAAGGTGAATACATTGCCCGAGCTCACTTTACATGTAATCTGGCTTATCCCCTCACAACCACATGGAAGCATAGGATTTCTTGATAAAAACATGCCCATTTCTTGTGGCAAATTCAAGCTTAGTAAATATAGAAAAGGACACAAAATCGATGCTGCCGCCATTTCGCATCAAGTTAAAATAGAACCCAAGAGAAATGAATATTCTATTTTCCCGCGGAAAGGTGAGGTTTGGGCTCTTTACAAGCCATGGAGTCCAAAAATCTCACGTTCTGAGCTGCCGGAATGCAAATACGACATTCTCGAAATCTCGGAGGTAAACGAGAAATGGGTAGAGACAGTAGCTCTTGAGGCGGTTGAGGGATACAAATTGGTTTACAAGCCTCAAAATGAAGGGCAAGAAATGACAAGAAGGCAGATAGAATTGCATGAGCTGTTCAAATTCTCACATCAGATTCCTGCTTTCCGGTTAACGGACGAATGGGGTGGCATCTTTCGAGGCTTTTGGGAGCTCGATCCGGCTGCCTTGCCGGCCTACTTGTTGTCTTGA
- the LOC140830731 gene encoding LOW QUALITY PROTEIN: uncharacterized protein (The sequence of the model RefSeq protein was modified relative to this genomic sequence to represent the inferred CDS: deleted 1 base in 1 codon), with the protein MGTLGGAENENHINSRKDGLDKYLSDEETQQVESQFSPGGDLRVDGDDDFLYPSGTMPVDDSFLLEDALETRLVDLVGETQLVDLADETQASYLPGETQLMDLAWDTQVLNDFGYVDHAPTQLLDQSGETQVLDDFYCVDDIHTELFNAKNNEDSDVNDNDNDNDKADKTKVRCDTKQLSPDDSLKGHGRDLATQVNTVDATGDSVRGTPSDCFTAEEHHSGSFRRDFTSIRAASVRASGLAALARRGSGNICSFSSEKSSLEQRRCEQEGTFLSGDLFKFGRKNNEECLWNGNDESSEKLRDPVKHKVSNTMRKLFAEDRVVEVGQSELNNNQTYHNLNTSELDASENHLAGLSYVNSEEPGDLSQANALEVVDRFLELNDMEHDQSKCYRIQIAEKPKVVNGVKGSLDLTKNLFFKCTGVEFRAYDWDDTREDEGGGDFFQKKKELFFDKGSPQETTYLETRKSGCADLIKFKTGGDHGMEKKQAYNKNKLGDPTYPDSGVMLHRRRRAKRKSIHCIDEVLPKNLKDLDNQSNRGSGHNSTENDRSRDILDLKNIGPDTQMAAEALGTFCVELHSVNTDNDVPDEGVGTIKKASAENQCVGVVTRQAKHAMRTSSNMGDVFTLSSGKQTKNIRKQCDAERRRAEQSRLTDVNDEFVLYGKECPSTIPPRMKEQKIGRARKRSTIQESDQYQNVELTGQKPETKRCLVEQLNSSVPVAHRTRRGKKLDGSKAPGNALHAREEIDDLISARVLRKSARVLRKSRTANDENAEMGTMNSVRKARSIMVKKSNTKCVGMASSSEPKGSVLELRDSKRTRQKTFLDEEEDDAQCNASLKRSRDNGSTRNNVDHKGSDHGKVTTSLNDAVDSSTSMQGDGMSGGKISKSSKGAETVQRLDASPSERLETSISTCTTPATCETPMSNVSPICMGDEYHKQSCRKNLSRLSLINEINSLMTDTSVPFSEMKDLRKRKDSANIRVLFSQHLDVDVVKQQKKVLARLGASDTFSMSDATHFVADEFVRTRNMLEAIACAKPVVTHLWLESCGQASCFVNEKSYILRDARREKEFGFSMPVSLSRASQHSLLQGQKVFVTPNTKPGKDIITNLVKAVHGLAVERLGRSALKDEKLPDDLLIISCEEDYDICIAFLEKGGPVYSSELLLNGIVKQKLEYERHRLFVDQVKKTRSSIWVSKSKHNLVTKRI; encoded by the exons ATGGGTACTTTAGGGGGTGCAGAAAATGAAAACCATATAAATTCAAGAAAGGATGGTTTGGACAAATATTTGAGCGACGAGGAGACGCAGCAAGTTGAAAGTCAGTTTTCTCCAG GTGGTGATTTAAGAGTTGATGGAGATGATGATTTTCTTTATCCCTCTGGTACAATGCCTGTCGATGATAGTTTTCTATTGGAAGATGCATTAGAGACTCGGTTAGTGGATCTTGTTGGGGAAACTCAGTTGGTGGATCTTGCTGACGAGACTCAGGCGAGTTATCTACCTGGGGAAACACAGTTGATGGATCTTGCCTGGGACACTCAAGTTTTGAATGATTTTGGTTATGTTGATCATGCACCTACTCAGTTGCTCGATCAATCTGGTGAAACTCAAGTGTTGGATGATTTTTATTGTGTTGATGATATCCATACCGAGTTGTTTAATGCAAAGAATAATGAAGATTCTGATGTTAATGACAATGACAATGACAATGACAAAGCAGATAAAACCAAGGTCAGATGTGATACTAAGCAGTTATCTCCAGATGATTCCTTGAAGGGACATGGCAGGGATCTGGCCACACAGGTGAATACAGTGGATGCTACAGGTGACAGTGTTCGTGGAACACCATCTGATTGCTTCACTGCTGAAGAACATCATTCAG GATCTTTTCGCAGAGATTTTACCTCAATTCGTGCTGCATCAGTTAGAGCCTCAGGTTTGGCCGCTCTTGCCCGAAGAGGTAGTGGTAATATTTGTTCCTTTAGTAGTGAAAAATCTTCTTTGGAACAACGGAGGTGTGAGCAAGAAGGTACATTTCTTAGTGGAGATTTGTTTAAGTTTGGCAGGAAGAATAATGAGGAATGTCTTTGGAATGGGAATGATGAGAGCAGTGAAAAACTAAGAGATCCAGTTAAACACAAGGTTAGTAatactatgaggaaactttttgcCGAGGATAGGGTTGTTGAAGTTGGTCAGTCAGAGCTTAACAACAACCAGACATATCACAATCTTAACACATCTGAGTTAGATGCATCTGAAAATCACTTGGCTGGGTTAAGCTATGTCAACTCTGAGGAACCTGGAGATTTGTCACAAGCTAATGCACTTGAGGTTGTGGACAGGTTTCTTGAACTTAATGACATGGAGCATGATCAAAGCAAATGCTACAGAATTCAGATTGCAGAAAAACCAAAGGTAGTCAATGGAGTAAAAGGTTCTCTGGATTTGACAAAAAAC CTATTCTTCAAATGCACTGGTGTAGAATTCAGAGCTTATGATTGGGATGACACCCGCGAAGATGAAGGTGGGGGAGATTTTTTCCAGAAGAAAAAGGAACTCTTCTTTGACAAGGGGAGTCCACAGGAGACAACCTATTTGGAAACTAGGAAATCTGGTTGTGCTGACCTTATAAAATTCAAGACCGGTGGAGATCATGGAATGGAAAAGAAGCAGGCTTACAATAAGAATAAGTTAGGAGACCCAACCTACCCAGATTCAGGGGTGATGTTGCATAGGAGGAGAAGAGCAAAAAGAAAATCAATCCATTGCATAGATGAGGTGTTGCCCAAGAATCTTAAGGATTTGGATAATCAGTCAAACAGGGGATCCGGGCACAATTCGACTGAAAATGATAGAAGCAGGGATATTTTAGACCTGAAAAATATAGGTCCTGATACTCAAATGGCTGCGGAAGCGTTAGGAACTTTTTGTGTTGAGTTGCATTCAGTGAACACTGATAACGATGTTCCTGATGAAGGTGTTGGCACAATTAAAAAGGCATCTGCAGAAAATCAGTGTGTTGGAGTTGTCACTAGACAAGCCAAACATGCGATGAGGACCAGCAGCAACATGGGTGATGTCTTTACTCTTTCATCTGGAAAACAAACTAAAAATATTAGGAAGCAGTGTGATGCAGAGCGGAGGAGAGCAGAACAAAGCAGGCTTACAGATGTCAATGATGAATTTGTCTTATACGGAAAGGAGTGCCCGAGCACCATACCTCCTAGAATGAAAGAGCAGAAGATAGGAAGAGCTAGGAAAAGGAGCACCATTCAAGAGAGTGATCAATATCAGAATGTGGAGTTAACAGGTCAAAAACCTGAAACCAAGCGTTGTTTGGTGGAGCAACTAAATTCTTCTGTGCCTGTGGCTCATCGAACTAGGAGAGGCAAAAAATTGGATGGCTCAAAGGCTCCAGGAAACGCATTGCATGCGAGGGAGGAGATAGATGATTTGATAAGTGCTCGTGTACTCAGAAAAAGTGCTCGTGTACTCAGAAAAAGTAGAACTGCCAATGATGAAAATGCTGAAATGGGTACCATGAATAGTGTTAGAAAGGCGAGATCAATTATGGTTAAGAAGTCAAATACAAAATGTGTTGGTATGGCCAGTTCGTCAGAACCAAAAGGATCTGTACTAGAGCTTCGAGATTCAAAAAGAACTCGACAAAAGACATTCTTAGATGAGGAAGAAGATGATGCACAATGTAATGCAAGTTTAAAACGATCAAGAGACAATGGAAGTACAAGGAATAATGTTGATCATAAAGGTTCTGATCATGGGAAGGTGACGACAAGTTTAAATGACGCAGTTGATTCCAGCACATCTATGCAAGGTGATGGGATGAGTGGTGGGAAGATCTCAAAGTCTTCTAAAGGTGCAGAAACTGTTCAAAGGCTAGATGCATCTCCAAGTGAAAGATTGGAAACATCCATTTCTACTTGTACTACACCTGCTACTTGTGAGACACCAATGAGCAATGTATCTCCTATCTGTATGGGGGATGAGTATCACAAGCAGTCTTGCAGGAAGAACCTGTCTAGACTGTCTCTTATAAATGAAATTAATAGCTTAATGACCGACACATCAGTACCATTTAGTGAAATGAAAGACTTGAGAAAGAGGAAAGATTCAGCAAATATTAGAGTTTTGTTTAGCCAGCACCTAGATGTGGATGTGGTCAAACAACAGAAAAAG GTTTTGGCTAGGCTGGGAGCTTCAGATACTTTTTCTATGTCAGATGCTACACATTTTGTAGCTGATGAATTTGTCCGCACTAGAAATATGCTTGAAGCAATTGCTTGTGCAAAACCTGTAGTCACACACTTATGGCTTGAAAGCTGTGGACAAGCCAGCTGTTTTGTTAATGAGAAAAGTTACATTCTCAGAGATGCAAGAAGAGAAAAAGAATTTGGCTTCAGTATGCCTGTTTCTCTGTCAAGAGCTAGTCAACATTCCCTTCTACAG GGTCAAAAGGTTTTTGTCACCCCAAATACAAAGCCTGGTAAAGACATTATAACAAACTTGGTCAAGGCAGTTCATGGTTTG GCGGTGGAGAGACTTGGAAGATCAGCATTGAAAGATGAAAAACTTCCAGACGATCTTTTGATTATATCTTGTGAAGAAGACTATGACATCTGTATAGCTTTTCTCGAGAAAG GTGGCCctgtttacagttcagagttacTACTGAATGGAATAGTTAAACAGAAGCTGGAATATGAAAG GCAT